One segment of Alnus glutinosa chromosome 2, dhAlnGlut1.1, whole genome shotgun sequence DNA contains the following:
- the LOC133859499 gene encoding cellulose synthase-like protein H1, whose amino-acid sequence MATPNSLPLCERIPRKNTAQRAIDIIILFLLLSLLIYRFLFLNDHGLTWLLAFLCESWFTFIWVLVISNKWSPVGYKTYPDNLLLRVTELPSVDMFVTTADPVLEPPIITINTVLSLLAIDYPAHKLACYVSDDGCSPLTFYSLVEASKFAKLWVPFCKRYNIQVRAPFKYFSSDSQSFSDSSWEFQQEWKRMKVEYEQLCHKIEDATQKSMPCDFTGEFAEFSNVEPKNHPTIIKVIWENKEGLSDGLPHLVYVSREKRHKHPHHYKAGVMNVLTRVSGLMSNAPYMLNVDCDMFVNNPKVVLHAMCLLLGSKSEKESAYVQFPQKFYDGLKDDPYGNQLVVSFEYMAHGTSGIQGPLYAGTGCFHRRKIIYGLSPDTTESINGKLVEDKLLEFGSSKELIKSAAHALKGKRDPPNHLWDSIEAANQVASCDYEYSTGWGRELGWRYGSTTEDVLTGLTIQKRGWASVYCTPDPPAFLGCAPSGGPAAMTQQKRWATGLLEILLSKNCPIFATLFQKLQFRQCLTYLWLFSWGIRSIPELCYAALPAYCIITNSFFLPKVQEPTFYVIVALFVIYNLYTLSEYLRTGQSVRAWWNNQRMARITTMTAWFFGFLSVMLKLLGISETVFEVTKKDQSSDSANDDDVGRFSFDESPTFVPGTTILLLHLTALVMSLLKLQPPAHDVHGSGLGEVLCSVWLVLCFWPFLKGLFGKGKHGIPISTICKSTALALIFIYFCRRITMG is encoded by the exons ATGGCCACTCCGAACTCTCTCCCTTTGTGTGAAAGAATTCCACGGAAAAACACTGCACAAAGAGCCATTGATATCATAAtcctcttccttctcctttCTCTCCTTATTTACCGTTTCCTCTTCCTCAACGACCATGGCCTCACTTGGCTGCTTGCCTTCCTATGCGAGTCATGGTTCACCTTCATTTGGGTTCTTGTCATCAGCAACAAATGGAGTCCTGTTGGATACAAAACATACCCGGACAATCTCTTGCTAAG GGTAACCGAGCTTCCCTCAGTGGACATGTTTGTGACAACTGCGGATCCTGTGCTAGAACCTCCTATCATCACGATAAACACTGTGCTCTCTTTGTTGGCAATTGATTACCCTGCACACAAGCTAGCTTGTTATGTTTCCGATGATGGCTGTTCTCCTCTCACCTTCTACTCTCTTGTCGAGGCCTCAAAGTTTGCCAAGCTTTGGGTTCCATTCTGTAAGAGGTACAATATTCAAGTCAGAGCTCCTTTCAAATACTTCTCCAGTGACTCCCAATCGTTCAGTGATAGCTCTTGGGAGTTCCAACAAGAATGGAAAAGGATGAAG GTTGAGTATGAGCAGCTTTGCCATAAAATTGAGGACGCCACCCAAAAGTCCATGCCATGTGATTTTACTGGGGAGTTTGCAGAATTCTCAAATGTGGAACCCAAAAACCATCCAACTATTATCAAG GTTATATGGGAGAATAAGGAAGGTCTTTCGGACGGATTACCTCATTTGGTGTATGTATCAAGGGAGAAGCGACATAAGCATCCACATCATTACAAAGCGGGTGTCATGAATGTTCTA ACGAGAGTTTCTGGACTGATGTCGAATGCTCCCTATATGCTGAATGTAGACTGTGATATGTTTGTCAACAACCCAAAAGTTGTTCTTCATGCAATGTGCTTGCTGCTTGGTTccaagagtgaaaaagaaagtgCATATGTTCAGTTCCCACAGAAGTTCTATGATGGATTAAAGGATGACCCATATGGCAATCAGCTCGTGGTTTCGTTTGAA TATATGGCGCATGGAACGTCTGGAATTCAAGGACCTCTTTATGCGGGAACAGGATGTTTCCACAGACGAAAAATTATTTATGGGCTATCTCCAGATACTACGGAATCAATTAACG GAAAATTGGTTGAGGATAAGCTTTTAGAATTCGGGAGTTCAAAGGAGTTGATTAAATCAGCAGCTCATGCTTTGAAAGGGAAGAGAGATCCCCCTAACCATCTTTGGGACTCCATTGAAGCAGCAAACCAAGTCGCCAGTTGCGACTACGAGTATAGTACTGGTTGGGGTAGAGAG TTGGGCTGGAGATATGGGTCGACAACAGAGGATGTCTTAACTGGACTAACAATCCAAAAAAGGGGTTGGGCGTCTGTCTATTGCACGCCTGATCCACCGGCCTTTTTAGGATGTGCACCCTCGGGTGGGCCTGCAGCGATGACCCAACAGAAAAGGTGGGCCACTGGCCTGCTTGAAATTCTATTGAGCAAAAATTGTCCCATATTTGCAACCCTGTTCCAAAAGCTCCAATTCAGGCAGTGCTTGACCTATTTGTGGCTCTTCTCGTGGGGCATACGGTCCATTCCTGAGCTATGCTATGCTGCTCTTCCAGCGTATTGTATCATCACCAATTCCTTCTTCTTACCAAAG GTTCAAGAACCAACATTCTATGTAATAGTTGCTCTCTTTGTTATTTACAACCTATACACTTTATCAGAGTACCTAAGAACTGGCCAGTCAGTCCGAGCTTGGTGGAATAACCAAAGAATGGCAAGAATTACGACCATGACTGCATGGTTCTTCGGATTTCTGAGTGTCATGTTGAAGCTCTTGGGAATATCAGAGACTGTCTTTGAAGTTACAAAAAAAGACCAATCTAGTGATTCTGCCAATGATGATGATGTTGGTAGGTTCAGCTTCGATGAGTCCCCAACTTTTGTGCCTGGCACAACCATTTTGCTGCTACACTTGACTGCACTAGTTATGAGCTTGTTGAAGTTGCAACCACCAGCTCATGATGTGCATGGGTCAGGGCTAGGGGAGGTCTTGTGTAGTGTGTGGTTGGTGCTATGCTTCTGGCCATTTTTAAAAGGGTTGTTTGGGAAAGGAAAGCATGGGATCCCCATATCCACGATATGCAAGTCAACTGCTTTGGCCTTAATTTTTATCTACTTTTGTAGAAGGATCACTATGGGTTGA